The Prunus persica cultivar Lovell chromosome G8, Prunus_persica_NCBIv2, whole genome shotgun sequence genome includes a region encoding these proteins:
- the LOC18768343 gene encoding uncharacterized protein LOC18768343 encodes MSHKALEHRHPIDSCAFQLHSWRPFHLHQQTTPTSKTLDSDPSLPNPKPYNSSSNGLVVHTKRPCLSNRATSFSIDAIDMSRLTLVDDDRTISGGHHNRHGSFRFIAKKRRRHGSRSVSGRSSDRSGTRRCCSVGASAAYGTCSDFPVAVGTDSSGELFGNGDANWASDVSEARNSRKERDGGGSGEKENLGIGFGPIGGFDVQGNESGYGSEPGYRGDAEFGYGDELDEEEEDTRLLFWGDQFGDADSMMEIVGENTFVDQKSHHRCRRKKHDCRMVDTLR; translated from the exons atGTCACACAAAGCCCTAGAACACCGGCACCCCATCGATTCGTGCGCATTTCAGCTCCATAGCTGGAGACCTTTTCATCTGCATCAACAGACCACACCTACCTCTAAAACCCTAGACTCCGATCCCTCCCTCCCCAACCCCAAACCCTACAACTCCTCGTCCAATGGCCTGGTGGTCCACACCAAGCGTCCTTGCCTATCCAACCGAGCGACCTCGTTTTCAATCGACGCCATCGACATGTCTCGGTTGACCTTGGTCGACGACGACAGGACGATCTCCGGTGGCCATCACAATAGGCACGGCAGCTTTCGATTCATTGCGAAGAAGAGGCGGCGCCACGGGTCCAGGTCAGTTTCGGGTCGGAGCAGCGATCGGAGTGGGACCCGGAGGTGCTGCTCGGTCGGGGCTTCGGCTGCGTACGGTACGTGCTCGGATTTTCCGGTGGCGGTGGGTACGGACTCCAGTGGTGAGCTGTTTGGGAATGGGGATGCAAATTGGGCATCGGATGTGAGTGAAGCTAGGAATTCGAGGAAGGAGAGAGATGGAGGTGGGAGTGGAGAGAAGGAGAATCTGGGTATTGGGTTTGGGCCCATTGGGGGTTTTGATGTTCAGGGGAATGAGTCCGGGTACGGCAGCGAACCGGGTTACCGAGGGGATGCGGAGTTCGGGTACGGCGATGAGcttgatgaggaggaggaggatacTCGTCTGTTGTTTTGGGGTGATCAATTTGGAG ATGCTGATTCCATGATGGAGATTGTGGGGGAAAATACATTTGTCGATCAAAAATCTCATCACAGATGTCGGCGTAAGAAGCACGACTGCAGAATGGTTGATACGCTGAGGTAA